The genomic segment CATCGAACGGCAGCGCCGTTGTCAGCGCCGATTGCTCGTCGCTTCTTAATGAGCTCTGGACACGGTCGTATCTGAAGAGCGATGCGGGACTCCTTGCCGTGTTCGGGAAGAAATGGCCGAAAGCACGGGATTGGTATCGTACGATAGACCGTATGAAGTATTTTCTGAAGATCACCAATATCCTCGATATTGCAGAGGGAGATATTATCGCGATATATTATCCGCGCGGCATGGTGCAGACCGGCGATACGAATACGGGCCATGTCATGCTGGTCAATACGGCCCCGAAAACGATGAAGCCCCGCACGCCGACAGTCCCGGATGCCGAGCAGTACGCATTATCGGTCATCGACAGCACGGAAAGCCCGCACGGCAAAGATGATACGCGTGCGAAAAGGAAGGATGTTCGGTCCAATGACAGCGGCATAGGCATCGGTACGATACGGCTGTTCGCCAGAAGCAATGCCATCATCGGCTATGCGTGGAGCATGACATCGACCAATTGGCATGCAAGCAATGACCGCCCCATAGTGATCGGACGATACCTGTACGAGAAGATCCGCTCTACGCAGTAAGCGATCGATGCACGAGCATGAGCCATTCTTTTTTCTCGCTTTCCTTCATCATCGAGCGGCGCACGGGGCTGAACTGTTCATTCAGCGAGCACTCTATGCCTTCGACCGTTTCCGGCTTCTGCGGATACGAGACAAAAACCGATGATATCACCGCTCCGCCGGGGGCGAGAAAGGCGGCGAAGCGCGGAATGATGGAACGATAGTCACAGTAATACAGGAGCTCATTGAAGATGATAACGGAGAATTTCCTGTCGGTCGTGAACGCTTCCACCGATGCAACGGCGAAGGATGCCTGTTCGCGCTTGGGCGCACGACGTATCGCCTCGCGCGAAATATCCATACCGAGATACGATCGATACGCGGACAGATAGTTGAGCAGTATGCCGGGACCGCAGCCGACATCGAGGATATCGGTATCATTTCCCAGCGATGCTATCGTCCCGGCAAGAGCGCGGTAGCGCATCCCCTCTTTATCGAGATAATCCCATTGCCCTTCACGATACTCGGCGTTCCAATTGCCGCTTTTTGTGCGGAAGCGGCGTATGCTGAAGAAGTCCTTGAATCCCATGCCCTCACTATATCACGGAAGCTTGCCGTGTGCAACGGCGAAGCGGTTCACGTGTGTGACTTTCTATTGTGGTAACGCAGCGAAATAATTGCATGCGGCCGGAATCAGCAGCCAGACACGAATTACACTAATTTCCACGAATTATTCGTGGTTATTCGTGCAATTCGTGTCTATCCCTCTTAATTTGGCGTCAATCGATCAGAGCATTTCACCTACAAAAAAATTCACTCACGCGGATCACAGATGACGGTGCCGTACGGCATAAAGCCTCACTTCGGGTAGCATTCCATCAGTGCGCGTTTTGCCGCCTGAATGTTCACAACCGGTGTGTGCATGGGGAGTATGCCGGATCCGACAAGGAGATTCCGGTGATGCCCGAGCGCAGAGAGGAAATCCTTCATATGCGATCCTATCGTCTGGGGTGTGCCTTCGGAAATGACCTGCGGATCGATGTTCACGCGTATCGCCGCGTTTGTGCTGCTGAGTATGCGTTTCATCTCGTCAATGGGCACGGGATAATCAAGGATGAAATGATCGGCGCCTGAGGCTTTCATATCGTCGAATATCGGCGGTGTATTGCCGCCGGAAATGAGCGCGGTCATCGGGGCGCCGTACGCTTTTGCCGACACCATGATCTCTTTATGGAGCGGCAGCACGAGCGTACGATAGAGCTCAGGGGAGAGCAGCGGAGGGGCGATGAATGAATCGAACACGAACACGCCTATGCTTCGTTCGGCGAAGGCGCGCGCATAGACGAGAACGGTGTCGGTGCACATGCGAAGGAGCTTCGATACCGCATGCGGGTCCATCATCATATCGATAAGGAGCTTTTCTTTCGGGTACACATGCGATGCGATCGAGAACGGTCCGCTGATGCTGCCGGCAATGACCGCCCCGGGGCACCCCTTTGCGGCGGCAGCGGCTGCTTCGATGAATACCGGCATGCG from the Spirochaetota bacterium genome contains:
- a CDS encoding class I SAM-dependent methyltransferase, with the protein product MGFKDFFSIRRFRTKSGNWNAEYREGQWDYLDKEGMRYRALAGTIASLGNDTDILDVGCGPGILLNYLSAYRSYLGMDISREAIRRAPKREQASFAVASVEAFTTDRKFSVIIFNELLYYCDYRSIIPRFAAFLAPGGAVISSVFVSYPQKPETVEGIECSLNEQFSPVRRSMMKESEKKEWLMLVHRSLTA
- a CDS encoding uroporphyrinogen decarboxylase family protein, with product MTPFERMQKTVARNNDGTPLFSPAIYDMKPALAGKPAHLFGQNADDVALAMSRELNELGNDVLISAYDIYNVEAEVLGCTVHRSADIPMPKITAPVIDSLADIGALALPRSPQGRMPVFIEAAAAAAKGCPGAVIAGSISGPFSIASHVYPKEKLLIDMMMDPHAVSKLLRMCTDTVLVYARAFAERSIGVFVFDSFIAPPLLSPELYRTLVLPLHKEIMVSAKAYGAPMTALISGGNTPPIFDDMKASGADHFILDYPVPIDEMKRILSSTNAAIRVNIDPQVISEGTPQTIGSHMKDFLSALGHHRNLLVGSGILPMHTPVVNIQAAKRALMECYPK